From Pogoniulus pusillus isolate bPogPus1 chromosome 16, bPogPus1.pri, whole genome shotgun sequence, a single genomic window includes:
- the SFMBT1 gene encoding scm-like with four MBT domains protein 1, with translation MNGEQQYDADAGSSTEEMEFNWDEYLEDTGATAAPHGSFKHVDTSLQNGFAPGMKLEVAVKSDQNTYWVATIITTCGQLLLLRYDGYGEDRKADFWCDIMTADLHPIGWCEQNKKILKVPEGIKDKIPDQEEFLRRVLKGACSAPANLLEGLHRGKNPLDLIAPGSRLELQNLRDALEAWIVNVVENVGGRLKLRYEGLEDSDKFDQWLFYLDPFLHQVGWADQHGYSLQPPSAIRSLKSEADWQEILKKVKEEEEESSIPTDLFKDKPVIGVHSFSEGMKLEAVDPLAPFVISPATVLKVYNERYFMIEIDDLRPDRTTRQSYICHVNSAGIFPVQWSLKNGLHLSPPPGYPGQDFDWADYLKQCGAEAAPQSCFPSLTSDHGFKENMKLEAVNPVDPEEVCIATVTKLKDSYLWLQLEGSKKPIPDCIVSVESMNIFPVGWCETNGYQLRPPRKAIVNKQKKIAVVQPEKQILSSRTVHDGLKNQELNSSDSVVINGKYCCPKIYFNHRCFSGPYLNKGRIAELPQSVGPGNCVLVLKEVLTLLINAAYKPSRVLRELQLDEEAAWHGHGETLKAKYKGKSYRATVEVVRTADRVADFCRKTCIKLECCPNLFGPQMVLDKCSENCSVLTKTKYTHYYGKRKNKRIGRPPGGHSNLEVAMKKPNKRRKRRKNFFVHKKKRSSTSVDNTPAGSPQGSGAEEEDDQDEVDEESLSEDSTSEHPDELLEESEVSEKKSVSSSPTQSELSHSLAQDRDKRKRKLRTFSFSDDENKPPSPKEMKVEAAEKLQLDSNPLDWSVADVVRFLKSTDCAPLARIFLDQEIDGQALLLLTLPTVQECMDLKLGPAIKLCHHIERVKLAFYQQFAN, from the exons GTGGATACAAGTTTGCAGAATGGTTTTGCCCCTGGTATGAAGCTGGAAGTCGCTGTCAAGTCTGACCAAAACACCTACTGGGTAGCCACCATCATTACCACCTGTGGGCAGCTGCTCCTGTTACGCTACGATGGCTATGGGGAAGACCGCAAGGCTGACTTTTGGTGTGATATCATGACAGCTGATTTACACCCCATCGGCTGGTGTGAGCAGAACAAAAAGATTCTCAAAGTGCCTGAAG GTATCAAGGACAAGATACCTGACCAGGAGGAATTCCTTCGGCGGGTGCTGAAAGGAGCATGCAGTGCTCCTGCTAACTTGCTGGAGGGG cttcacagagggaaaaatcCATTGGATCTTATTGCACCTGGCTCCCGGCTAGAGCTCCAAAACCTCCGAGATGCCTTGGAAGCCTGGATAGTCAACGTGGTAGAGAATGTTGGTGGCAGACTTAAGCTGCGCTATGAAGGCCTGGAGGACTCTGACAAATTCGACCAGTGGCTATTCTACCTGGACCCTTTTCTTCACCAAGTGGGGTGGGCAGATCAACATGGATATAGCCTGCAACCACCTTCAG ccaTTAGGTCCCTAAAAAGTGAAGCAGATTGGCAAGAGATTCTGAAGAAggtgaaagaggaggaagaggagtcaTCAATTCCTACAGATCTCTTTAAA GATAAACCTGTGATTGGAGTGCATTCATTCTCTGAAGGCATGAAGTTAGAAGCTGTGGACCCACTGGCTCCTTTTGTAATCTCTCCAGCTACAGTTCTCAAG GTGTACAATGAAAGGTACTTCATGATAGAAATTGATGACTTGAGACCGGACCGTACAACCAGGCAGTCTTACATTTGTCATGTCAACAGTGCTGGCATTTTCCCTGTGCAGTGGAGCCTGAAGAATGGCCTGCATCTCAGCCCCCCACCAG GTTACCCTGGGCAGGACTTTGATTGGGCAGACTACCTCAAacagtgtggtgctgaggcagctccccagagctgctttccttcg TTGACTTCTGACCATGGGTTTAAAGAGAATATGAAACTTGAGGCTGTGAACCCAGTTGATCCAGAAGAAGTTTGCATTGCTACAGTCACGAAGTTAAAAGATTCCTACCTCTGGCTTCAGCTGGAGG GCTCCAAGAAGCCCATCCCTGACTGTATAGTGAGTGTGGAATCAATGAATATCTTCCCAGTGGGTTGGTGTGAGACGAATGGATATCAGCTGAGACCTCCTCGCAAAGCAATAG taaacaagcagaaaaaaattgCAGTAGTTCAACCAGAGAAGCA AATTTTATCTTCAAGAACAGTTCATGATGGACTAAAGAACCAAGAACTGAACTCTTCTGACTCAG TGGTCATTAATGGGAAGTACTGCTGCCCAAAGATCTACTTCAACCACCGCTGCTTCTCAGGGCCTTACCTTAACAAAGGCAGGATTGCAGAGCTTCCTCAGTCTGTAGGACCTGGCAACTGTGTTCTTGTTCTGAAAGAG GTTCTCACTCTATTGATCAACGCAGCTTACAAACCAAGCCGTGTCCTgcgagagctgcagctggatgaAGAGGCTGCATGGCATGGGCATGGAGAGACCCTAAAAGCCAA GTACAAAGGCAAGAGCTACCGTGCAACTGTGGAAGTTGTGAGGACAGCAGATCGAGTGGCAGACTTCTGTAGGAAAACATGCATCAAGTTAGAATGTTGTCCAAACCTCTTTGGCCCGCAGATGGTGCTGGATAAGTGTTCAGAGAACTGCTCCGTCCTGACAAAGACTAAATACA CGCACTATTACGGAAAGCGGAAAAACAAGCGGATAGGTAGGCCTCCGGGTGGCCACAGCAACCTGGAAGTAGCCATGAAGAAACCAAATAAAAGACGAAAGAGACGAAAAAATTTTTTTGTTCATAAGAAAAAACGTTCTTCTACTTCAGTGGATAACACTCCAGCGGGATCTCCCCAG GGCAGTggggcagaagaggaggatgaccAGGATGAGGTAGATGAAGAGTCTCTGTCTGAAGATAGTACCTCAGAGCACCCAGATGAATTGCTTGAGGAATCAGAAGTGTCAGAGAAGAAATCGGTGTCGTCCTCTCCTACACAGAGTGAACTGTCTCATTCTCTGGCTCAGGACCGAGACAAGcggaagaggaagctcaggaccttttccttttctgatgATGAGAATAAACCTCCTTCACCAAAG GAAATGAAGGTGGAAgctgctgaaaagctgcagctggacagtaACCCTCTGGACTGGAGCGTGGCTGATGTTGTACGATTCCTCAAATCCACTGACTGTGCACCACTGGCAAGAATTTTCCTTGATCAG GAAATCGAtggccaggcactgctgctgctgaccctgCCCACCGTTCAGGAGTGTATGGACTTGAAGCTTGGGCCAGCTATTAAACTTTGCCATCACATTGAGAGGGTCAAACTTGCCTTTTACCAGCAGTTTGCTAACTGA